The Oscillatoria sp. FACHB-1407 genome contains a region encoding:
- a CDS encoding AAA family ATPase — translation MTDNTIFSRLSQALNQVVVGQSDLVKQLLVALLTGGHVILEGVPGTGKTLLVKVMARLVQADFRRIQLTPDILPADILGTNIFDLNTRSFTLKKGPVFTEILLADEINRTPPKTQAALLEAMEEQQVTLDGESLPLPQLFWVIATQNSLEFEGTYPLPEAQLDRFLFKLFVDYPDTTAEKQMLLNSQAGFQAKRLDLAQLKPLATVEEILQARRAIQAVRVQDNVLDYVLALVQRTRQHQDLALGASPRSAVAWLQTSKAHAWLSNRDYVTPDDVKAVAPPLLRHRLILRPEAQLDGLRVDAVVGSLLNQVPVPR, via the coding sequence ATGACCGACAACACGATTTTTTCTCGCCTCAGTCAAGCCCTCAATCAGGTTGTAGTTGGGCAATCAGATTTGGTTAAGCAACTGCTGGTTGCCCTGCTGACGGGGGGACACGTCATTTTAGAAGGAGTGCCAGGAACCGGAAAGACCCTCCTGGTCAAGGTGATGGCTCGTCTGGTACAGGCTGACTTTCGACGAATTCAGCTAACCCCAGATATTCTGCCTGCCGATATCCTGGGAACCAATATCTTTGACCTCAATACCCGCAGCTTTACGTTAAAAAAAGGTCCAGTTTTTACCGAGATCCTCCTGGCGGATGAGATCAACCGCACCCCTCCCAAGACTCAAGCGGCATTGCTAGAAGCCATGGAGGAACAACAAGTTACGCTGGATGGCGAGAGCTTGCCCCTGCCTCAACTCTTTTGGGTCATCGCCACGCAAAACTCTCTGGAATTTGAGGGCACCTATCCCCTCCCCGAAGCACAACTCGATCGCTTCCTGTTTAAGCTGTTTGTGGATTATCCCGACACGACCGCCGAAAAGCAAATGCTGCTCAATAGTCAGGCAGGGTTTCAGGCAAAACGGCTTGATCTGGCTCAACTCAAACCGTTGGCAACCGTCGAAGAAATTTTGCAAGCTCGACGCGCCATTCAAGCAGTGCGGGTGCAAGACAACGTGTTGGATTATGTGCTGGCGTTGGTGCAGCGTACCCGTCAACATCAAGACCTGGCGTTGGGGGCTTCACCGCGATCGGCAGTGGCATGGTTGCAGACCAGCAAAGCGCATGCATGGCTCTCTAACCGCGATTATGTCACCCCAGACGATGTGAAAGCGGTTGCTCCTCCTCTGTTGCGACACCGTTTGATCCTGCGCCCTGAGGCTCAACTGGATGGGTTGAGGGTTGATGCTGTTGTGGGGTCGCTGTTAAATCAGGTACCAGTGCCGCGATAG
- a CDS encoding DUF58 domain-containing protein — translation MLPSRRAYGLLLLGMAIAPLFSLFWQAETQIIASMLAIVAFDAVVLVLVAVDSSRVRGQRVQIHRHPLHRLSIGRDNPVMLSVQTGQHAAQVQIRDYHPLAIAASTSQLQARIEPNSTADLSYTVHPTKRGEYQWGDIQIRQLGPWRLAWHDWTVPQAQTVAVYPDLIGLRALSIRLTLQTAGAMRQARRLGIGTEFAELREYATGDDPRLIDWKATARRSRPLIRVLEPEQEQTLLILLDRGRLMTAQVQGLSRFDWGLNATLSLAMAGLNRGDRVGVAVFDRQIHTWLPPERGQLQLSKLIERLTPIQPELVEPDYFGAVTSLVNQQTRRALVVMITDIVDVTASAELLAALGRLAPRYLPFCVTLRDPEVDRQAHALTEDIPSTYARAVALDLIAQRQTAFALLKQRGALVLDAPANQISEQLVDRYLQIKAKSQL, via the coding sequence ATGCTTCCATCCCGACGTGCCTACGGTCTGTTGTTGCTGGGAATGGCGATCGCCCCCCTGTTTTCGCTGTTTTGGCAAGCAGAGACACAAATCATTGCCTCAATGCTGGCGATCGTGGCGTTTGATGCGGTGGTGTTGGTGTTGGTGGCGGTTGACAGTAGCCGTGTCAGAGGGCAACGAGTCCAGATTCATCGCCACCCCTTACACCGCCTGTCGATTGGGCGAGATAATCCGGTGATGCTGTCAGTGCAAACGGGTCAGCACGCGGCTCAGGTGCAGATTCGAGACTATCACCCCCTGGCGATCGCCGCCTCGACGTCGCAATTGCAAGCCAGGATAGAACCCAACAGCACAGCCGACTTGAGCTATACGGTGCATCCCACCAAGCGCGGTGAATATCAGTGGGGTGATATCCAAATTCGGCAGTTGGGGCCCTGGCGTCTGGCGTGGCATGACTGGACAGTGCCTCAAGCTCAAACGGTAGCCGTTTACCCCGATCTGATTGGGCTGCGGGCATTATCGATTCGGCTGACATTGCAAACGGCAGGCGCGATGCGGCAGGCGCGTCGCTTGGGTATTGGGACTGAGTTTGCCGAGTTGCGCGAATATGCGACAGGGGATGATCCCCGTTTGATTGACTGGAAGGCGACCGCCCGTCGGAGTCGTCCTCTGATTCGGGTGCTAGAACCCGAACAGGAACAAACCCTCCTGATTTTGCTCGATCGCGGACGGTTGATGACGGCTCAAGTGCAGGGCTTATCTCGGTTTGATTGGGGGCTGAATGCAACGTTGTCGTTGGCAATGGCAGGGCTGAATCGGGGCGATCGCGTTGGAGTGGCAGTGTTCGATCGTCAGATTCATACCTGGCTTCCACCAGAACGGGGACAGCTACAACTCTCGAAGCTGATCGAACGACTGACCCCGATTCAGCCAGAGTTGGTGGAACCGGATTATTTTGGAGCGGTGACCTCGCTGGTAAATCAACAAACTCGTCGGGCACTGGTGGTGATGATTACCGATATTGTCGATGTCACTGCCTCAGCAGAGTTGTTAGCGGCTCTGGGACGGCTTGCCCCTCGGTACTTACCATTTTGTGTCACCCTGCGCGACCCGGAGGTTGATCGACAGGCACATGCCCTCACAGAAGATATCCCCTCAACCTATGCTCGTGCGGTTGCCCTCGATTTGATTGCCCAACGCCAAACCGCTTTTGCACTGTTAAAACAACGGGGGGCACTGGTGCTGGATGCGCCTGCTAATCAGATTTCAGAGCAACTGGTCGATCGGTATTTGCAGATCAAGGCAAAAAGCCAGTTGTAG
- a CDS encoding RDD family protein: MRFFNRITLQTPESVELEFTLAGIGNRALALAIDYLVMLIFLGVSLLLWWGFSAQLFRYLDNLQIDYSGLANWLLAIAALLVFFVWIGYFAAFETVWRGQTPGKRFAKIRVIRDDGRPARLPQAILRSLLRPVDDVMSIGMWMIIFGSQEKRLGDWVAGTLVVQEERTIGAAQLVTSNQAQEVADYLLQYADMSLLLPDDFAIVREYLQRRSQMYDQGRSTLSLKLARQVKALLTLEKLPENTTPDHFLEGVYLAYQQHSSQHPYDSP, encoded by the coding sequence ATGCGCTTCTTTAACCGAATCACCTTGCAAACTCCAGAGAGTGTTGAATTGGAGTTTACCCTGGCAGGCATCGGCAACCGAGCACTGGCACTGGCAATCGACTACCTGGTGATGTTGATTTTTCTCGGTGTGTCGCTGTTGCTGTGGTGGGGGTTTTCAGCGCAACTATTTCGGTATTTGGACAATCTCCAGATTGATTACAGTGGGTTAGCAAATTGGCTATTGGCGATCGCGGCTCTACTGGTTTTCTTTGTCTGGATTGGCTATTTTGCCGCCTTTGAGACGGTGTGGCGGGGACAGACTCCAGGCAAGCGATTTGCCAAAATTCGGGTAATCCGGGATGATGGTCGTCCTGCTCGCCTACCTCAAGCGATTTTGCGATCGCTGTTGCGTCCCGTTGATGATGTGATGTCCATTGGCATGTGGATGATTATCTTTGGGAGTCAAGAGAAACGCCTGGGAGATTGGGTGGCAGGCACGCTCGTCGTTCAGGAGGAACGCACCATTGGAGCCGCTCAACTGGTCACCTCTAACCAAGCTCAAGAGGTTGCAGACTATCTCTTGCAATACGCTGATATGTCGCTCCTGTTGCCCGATGATTTCGCCATCGTGCGGGAATATTTGCAGCGGCGATCGCAGATGTATGATCAGGGGCGATCGACCTTGAGCTTAAAATTAGCGCGTCAGGTGAAGGCTTTGCTCACGCTTGAAAAACTGCCGGAAAACACGACCCCCGATCATTTTTTGGAGGGAGTGTATCTGGCGTATCAACAGCACTCATCGCAGCATCCCTACGATTCACCCTAG